In a single window of the Longimicrobium sp. genome:
- a CDS encoding HD domain-containing protein, which produces MPALPPREEALALMHEHVESESLRRHMYSVEAACRAYARRFGEDEEAYGLAGLLHDFDYEKHPDQHPLFGAAILRERGYPEEVVHAILAHYQARTGVAPETRLDRTLRACDEITGLITAAALVRPSRSVMDLEARSVLKKMKDRAFAAGVDRDDVRRAADELGVELAEHVDFVIGAMRTVAPELGLAGPA; this is translated from the coding sequence ATGCCCGCCCTGCCCCCGCGCGAGGAAGCCCTCGCGCTGATGCACGAGCACGTCGAGAGCGAGAGCCTGCGCCGCCACATGTACTCGGTCGAGGCCGCCTGCCGCGCCTACGCCCGCCGCTTCGGCGAAGACGAGGAGGCGTACGGGCTGGCCGGCCTGCTGCACGACTTCGACTACGAGAAGCACCCCGACCAGCACCCGCTCTTCGGCGCGGCCATCCTGCGCGAGCGGGGCTACCCGGAAGAGGTGGTGCACGCCATCCTGGCCCACTACCAGGCCCGGACCGGCGTGGCGCCCGAGACGCGGCTCGACCGCACGCTGCGCGCGTGCGACGAGATCACGGGCCTGATCACCGCCGCCGCGCTGGTGCGCCCCTCGCGCTCGGTGATGGACCTGGAGGCGCGCTCGGTGCTGAAGAAGATGAAGGACCGCGCGTTCGCCGCCGGCGTGGACCGCGACGACGTGCGCCGGGCCGCCGACGAGCTGGGCGTGGAGCTCGCCGAGCACGTGGACTTCGTGATC